A window of the Schlesneria paludicola DSM 18645 genome harbors these coding sequences:
- a CDS encoding VOC family protein, with amino-acid sequence MAHSTTPFLMFEGKAREAMSFYVSLFKRSEILLDEAWKVGDLGRPGLIKRGEFSLNGQRFICFDSPVHHDFQFTPSISLFVECESESELDTVFQQLSEGGQILMPLGNYGFSTKFGWLNDRFGVSWQLNLT; translated from the coding sequence ATGGCACACAGTACGACTCCATTTCTGATGTTCGAGGGCAAGGCACGTGAGGCGATGTCGTTCTACGTCTCGCTCTTTAAGCGGTCTGAGATTCTTCTGGATGAGGCCTGGAAGGTCGGCGATCTGGGTCGACCAGGGTTGATCAAACGCGGCGAATTTTCGCTGAATGGTCAACGGTTTATCTGCTTTGATTCACCCGTTCATCATGACTTTCAGTTCACGCCTTCGATCTCGCTATTCGTAGAGTGCGAATCCGAATCCGAACTCGACACGGTATTTCAGCAGCTTTCGGAGGGTGGGCAAATCTTGATGCCGCTGGGAAACTATGGGTTTAGCACCAAGTTCGGCTGGCTCAACGACCGCTTTGGTGTCTCGTGGCAGCTGAATCTGACGTGA
- a CDS encoding FAD-binding oxidoreductase, whose product MSITQSHSDSRTSMPRPHQLLERLKAIVGIESMLYDPDELLVYECDGFVVEKKSPDVVVFPTTTEQVVAIVKLCNEFEVPFVPRGAGTSLAGGCLPVGGGVMITLTRMKRILEVNYRDRYAIVEPGLVNVHLTQHLKGSGYHYAPDPSSQGACTIGGNFATNSGGPHTLKYGVTVNHVLGAEVVLPDGEVVQLGGPVEEAPGYDLTGLFVGNEGTLGIATKVIVRLTRDPAAYRTMLGVFETVADATRAISDIIGAGIVPAALEMMDQGIVGALEQAFHFGFPLDAGAVLLIEVDGLEVAVEDEAQRIIDLCTKNSAREVRRANTPKERLLLWKCRKQAFGAIGRLSPSYCTQDGVVPRTKLPQILEFIIDCGQRYGIRIVNVFHAGDGNIHPILLFDERDSEQVARVLKASDEILGKCIDLGGSVTGEHGIGVEKISFMDRLFTAEDLKVMRSIRDCFNPTGRCSPGKMLPTLAGCGNESIIKQKPGRRAAM is encoded by the coding sequence ATGTCGATAACTCAATCTCACTCGGATTCGCGGACATCAATGCCGCGTCCGCATCAGCTTCTGGAACGCCTGAAAGCGATCGTGGGCATCGAATCGATGCTGTACGATCCCGATGAATTGCTCGTGTACGAGTGCGATGGATTCGTCGTCGAGAAGAAGTCTCCAGACGTCGTGGTCTTTCCGACGACGACGGAGCAGGTTGTCGCCATCGTCAAGCTGTGCAACGAGTTCGAAGTGCCATTCGTGCCGCGCGGTGCTGGAACCAGCCTGGCCGGTGGCTGCCTGCCCGTTGGCGGCGGCGTCATGATCACGCTCACCAGGATGAAGCGAATCCTAGAAGTGAATTATCGCGATCGATACGCGATCGTCGAACCGGGGCTGGTCAATGTCCATCTGACACAGCATCTCAAGGGAAGTGGGTATCACTATGCCCCTGATCCATCAAGTCAGGGGGCATGTACGATCGGCGGAAACTTCGCCACGAACTCCGGCGGACCGCACACGCTGAAATACGGTGTCACGGTCAACCACGTGCTGGGGGCCGAGGTGGTGTTGCCTGATGGAGAGGTCGTGCAATTAGGTGGCCCCGTTGAGGAAGCGCCTGGGTATGATCTGACCGGCTTGTTCGTCGGCAACGAGGGCACGTTGGGAATCGCGACGAAAGTGATCGTACGGCTGACGCGAGATCCTGCCGCGTATCGTACGATGTTGGGTGTGTTCGAAACGGTTGCGGATGCAACCCGCGCGATCAGTGACATTATCGGTGCCGGAATTGTCCCCGCTGCACTTGAGATGATGGATCAAGGAATCGTCGGAGCACTCGAACAGGCCTTTCATTTCGGCTTTCCTCTCGACGCCGGCGCCGTCCTGCTCATTGAAGTCGACGGCCTGGAAGTCGCGGTCGAAGACGAAGCCCAGAGAATTATTGATCTCTGCACCAAGAACAGCGCTCGTGAAGTTCGGCGAGCGAACACGCCGAAAGAGCGACTTCTTCTTTGGAAGTGTCGGAAGCAGGCCTTCGGCGCGATCGGTCGCCTGAGCCCCAGCTACTGCACGCAGGACGGAGTTGTTCCTCGGACAAAGTTGCCGCAAATCCTGGAATTCATCATTGATTGCGGTCAGCGATATGGAATTCGGATCGTGAATGTGTTTCATGCAGGAGACGGAAATATCCACCCGATCCTGTTGTTCGATGAACGCGATTCCGAACAGGTGGCCCGTGTGCTGAAAGCGAGTGACGAGATTCTGGGCAAGTGTATTGATCTGGGCGGAAGCGTTACCGGTGAACACGGGATCGGCGTCGAGAAGATCAGTTTTATGGATCGGCTTTTTACTGCGGAAGATCTCAAAGTCATGCGATCGATCCGCGATTGCTTTAACCCAACTGGGCGTTGCAGCCCAGGGAAGATGCTGCCTACGCTCGCGGGGTGCGGAAACGAAAGCATCATCAAACAAAAGCCGGGCCGCCGCGCAGCAATGTGA
- a CDS encoding 2-hydroxyacid dehydrogenase, which translates to MPTPIPVMCDGPPPALRDLLGPEIEILEWDDSPDSPALARAVGILAYGHPRVDGPMMDRAPNLKVVINHGVGVDHIDVSAAHERKIPVGNTPGCLDASTADMTMALMLAVARNVVTGDHVARSPGFTHYDPSDMIGYEVSGSTLGIIGLGRIGRQVAKRANAFEMKVLYHNRRRDEAAERELGVIYAEFDDLLKQADFVSLNCPLTPETTNLIGTRELGLMKPTGILLNLARGPVVDHDALYAALHSRRIAGAGLDVTAPEPLPRNHPLLRLSNVVITPHLGSATDRTRQKMAEMSVVNLRAGLRGDPLPWPV; encoded by the coding sequence ATGCCGACGCCAATTCCTGTCATGTGTGATGGGCCTCCTCCCGCGCTGCGTGACTTGCTGGGACCCGAAATTGAGATCCTGGAGTGGGATGACAGCCCCGATTCGCCCGCACTCGCTCGAGCCGTTGGAATCCTGGCCTACGGCCATCCGCGCGTTGACGGACCGATGATGGATCGAGCCCCCAACTTGAAAGTCGTCATTAATCATGGCGTCGGGGTGGACCATATTGATGTCTCCGCTGCCCATGAGCGGAAGATCCCCGTGGGCAACACTCCAGGATGTCTGGATGCGTCGACTGCCGACATGACGATGGCCTTGATGCTCGCTGTCGCACGGAATGTGGTCACGGGCGACCATGTCGCACGCTCGCCCGGCTTCACGCACTATGATCCTTCCGACATGATCGGCTATGAAGTCTCTGGCAGTACGCTGGGGATTATCGGCCTGGGACGGATCGGTCGGCAGGTCGCCAAACGAGCGAACGCGTTCGAGATGAAGGTGCTCTATCACAATCGCCGTCGTGACGAGGCGGCGGAACGTGAACTGGGGGTAATCTATGCCGAGTTCGATGATTTGCTAAAGCAAGCGGACTTTGTTTCGCTGAATTGTCCGTTGACACCAGAAACGACGAATCTGATTGGCACGCGAGAGCTGGGGCTGATGAAGCCAACTGGCATCCTGCTGAATTTAGCCCGTGGTCCGGTCGTCGATCACGATGCCTTATATGCGGCACTCCATTCGCGTCGTATTGCAGGAGCGGGGCTGGACGTCACCGCTCCGGAACCGCTACCGCGGAATCATCCTTTGCTGCGATTGTCGAACGTGGTCATCACACCGCATCTGGGAAGTGCGACCGATCGCACTCGCCAGAAAATGGCAGAGATGTCCGTCGTCAACCTGCGAGCCGGACTACGCGGCGATCCGCTGCCCTGGCCCGTTTGA
- the speA gene encoding biosynthetic arginine decarboxylase — MNDEVLQRIQQVYGVENWSAGYFDISSKGHILVRPGKDDPRYVDLKELVDDLLSKHKLQMPLLIRFPQLLTSQLRALSGAYQSAISQYGFSGLHYPVFPMKVNPRREVVEEFLRESGRLRVGLECGSKAELYAAIAQEQTPESLLLCNGFKDEVFVRTALLGVQAGKRVTIIVEKLNELKMVIKLAGQLGVAPWIGLRAKLYSRGSGKWASSGGDSAKFGLTTSELLDCVRLLRETKLDGQLKLLHFHIGSQITDIKRVKNAMKEAARVYAKLRQIGCGIEFLDIGGGLGVDYDGSQTRFESSVNYTVQEFANDVVYVIKQVCDEENVPHPNLVTESGRFMTAYHTVFITSIRDEIETFAEDKPEITIDADDPQVITELKDLCDGINGKNYAEYYHDALEHKDELHTQFNLGLISLEDRAKGEVLFWEACARALKESEEDKFPDDEFESLKKILAQKYLCNFSLFRSAPDSWAIKQLFPIVPIHRLNENPSDFATLVDVTCDSDGKIDKFVDLKDVKETLELHKWKVGDDYYLGIFLVGAYQEVMGSHHNLFGNPNEAQVVIDSDGRYHVTKLVHGSRINDMLVFARYDRAQLVESYRKQVTARVEAGALSKETAAQLVVEYEAGALRGTYLE, encoded by the coding sequence ATGAACGACGAAGTCTTACAGCGTATTCAACAGGTCTATGGTGTCGAGAACTGGTCCGCAGGATATTTCGACATCAGTTCGAAGGGGCACATCCTGGTCCGGCCCGGAAAGGATGATCCGCGGTACGTCGACCTGAAGGAACTGGTCGACGATCTGCTGTCCAAGCACAAGTTGCAAATGCCACTCTTGATTCGATTCCCGCAGTTGTTGACCAGTCAATTGCGGGCGCTTTCTGGAGCGTATCAGTCCGCGATCTCGCAATATGGTTTCAGCGGCCTGCACTACCCTGTGTTTCCGATGAAAGTAAATCCACGTCGCGAAGTCGTGGAAGAATTTCTCCGTGAGAGCGGTCGGCTTCGAGTCGGGCTTGAGTGTGGCTCAAAAGCAGAACTTTACGCGGCGATCGCCCAAGAGCAAACGCCGGAATCGTTGCTGCTGTGCAATGGATTCAAGGACGAGGTATTCGTTCGGACCGCATTGCTGGGCGTCCAGGCCGGTAAGCGCGTGACAATCATCGTCGAGAAGTTGAACGAACTGAAGATGGTGATCAAACTGGCAGGGCAGCTCGGCGTGGCGCCCTGGATCGGCTTGCGTGCAAAGTTGTACTCGCGTGGGTCGGGGAAATGGGCCTCGTCTGGTGGCGATTCGGCCAAGTTCGGACTGACGACCTCAGAACTGCTCGACTGCGTGCGTCTGCTGCGCGAGACCAAGCTCGACGGCCAATTGAAACTGCTTCACTTTCATATCGGCTCACAGATCACCGACATCAAGCGTGTCAAAAACGCCATGAAAGAGGCGGCTCGCGTGTATGCGAAGCTGCGGCAGATCGGCTGCGGAATCGAATTCCTGGACATCGGCGGTGGGCTGGGGGTTGACTACGATGGTTCACAGACTCGATTCGAATCGAGCGTAAACTACACAGTGCAAGAATTTGCGAACGATGTGGTCTATGTGATCAAGCAGGTCTGCGACGAAGAGAATGTGCCCCATCCGAATCTCGTGACGGAAAGCGGACGGTTCATGACCGCCTATCACACCGTCTTTATCACTTCGATCCGCGACGAAATTGAGACGTTTGCCGAAGACAAGCCAGAGATCACGATCGACGCCGACGATCCACAGGTCATCACCGAGCTGAAGGATCTGTGCGACGGTATCAACGGCAAGAACTACGCCGAGTACTACCATGATGCGCTCGAACACAAAGATGAACTGCATACGCAATTCAACCTCGGTCTGATCAGCCTCGAAGATCGCGCGAAAGGCGAAGTCTTGTTTTGGGAGGCCTGCGCGAGAGCGCTCAAAGAGTCAGAGGAAGATAAGTTTCCCGACGACGAATTTGAGTCGCTGAAGAAAATCCTGGCGCAGAAGTACCTGTGTAACTTCTCGTTATTTCGGTCGGCACCCGATAGCTGGGCGATCAAGCAACTGTTTCCGATCGTTCCGATCCATCGCTTGAACGAAAACCCGTCCGACTTCGCGACATTGGTCGACGTGACCTGCGACAGCGACGGCAAGATCGACAAATTTGTCGATCTGAAGGATGTCAAAGAGACCCTGGAACTGCACAAGTGGAAAGTCGGCGATGACTATTACCTTGGCATTTTCCTGGTCGGCGCGTATCAAGAGGTGATGGGCAGCCACCACAATCTTTTCGGAAATCCCAACGAGGCACAAGTCGTGATCGATAGTGATGGACGCTACCACGTCACGAAGCTGGTTCACGGCAGCCGAATCAACGACATGCTGGTTTTTGCACGTTACGACAGGGCACAACTGGTCGAATCGTACCGAAAGCAGGTGACCGCCCGAGTGGAAGCCGGCGCTCTCAGCAAAGAGACAGCCGCCCAACTTGTCGTTGAATACGAAGCTGGCGCCTTGCGCGGTACCTACTTGGAATAG
- the purD gene encoding phosphoribosylamine--glycine ligase, translated as MKILVIGSGGREHALVWKLKQSPSVTQIYCAPGNAGIGLDCTNVDIAATDFPKLIKFVQKEKIDLTVVGPEVPLVQGIVDEFQKVGLRIFGPTKKAAELEGSKKFAKEIMRKANVPTADFRVFTNSAEAISYIEEREEGDRFVIKADGLAAGKGVTVCDSNEEARDAIRRMLLHKEFGEAGQRIVIEDRLVGEEASLLAFVDGNTIVPLEAAQDHKAAHDGDTGPNTGGMGAYSPTPIVNDEIIDTVVEKILVPMVHEMNKEGRPFRGCLYAGLMLTNQGPKVLEFNVRLGDPETQAVLMRLKSDLAQIMYACAEGKLDQIEPLEWDPRPSLCVVMASAGYPGDYEKGLPIRGLDDAALVPDTKVFHAGTRRVGEQIVNDGGRVLGVTAIGDTISDAKLRAYQAVKCIRWDGAWCRKDISDKANRY; from the coding sequence ATGAAAATTCTCGTAATTGGAAGTGGCGGACGTGAGCACGCGCTGGTTTGGAAGCTGAAGCAGTCACCGTCCGTGACGCAAATCTATTGTGCACCAGGGAATGCCGGCATCGGGCTGGATTGCACCAATGTCGATATTGCCGCCACAGATTTTCCCAAGCTGATCAAGTTCGTCCAGAAGGAAAAAATCGACCTGACAGTCGTGGGGCCCGAAGTCCCGCTTGTGCAGGGGATCGTTGACGAGTTTCAGAAGGTGGGCTTGCGGATTTTCGGCCCAACGAAGAAGGCGGCCGAACTCGAAGGTTCCAAGAAGTTCGCCAAAGAGATCATGCGAAAGGCGAACGTTCCGACGGCCGACTTCCGCGTCTTCACCAATTCCGCCGAAGCCATCAGCTACATCGAAGAACGCGAAGAGGGCGATCGATTCGTCATCAAGGCGGATGGCCTCGCGGCGGGGAAGGGTGTCACCGTCTGTGATAGCAATGAAGAAGCCCGTGACGCAATCCGGCGCATGCTGCTGCACAAGGAATTCGGCGAGGCGGGACAGCGCATTGTCATTGAAGATCGCCTGGTCGGTGAAGAAGCCAGTCTTCTGGCGTTTGTCGATGGCAATACGATCGTGCCACTTGAAGCCGCACAGGATCACAAGGCGGCCCACGACGGCGATACCGGTCCGAATACGGGCGGGATGGGTGCGTACAGCCCCACGCCGATCGTGAATGACGAGATCATTGATACCGTCGTCGAAAAGATCCTGGTTCCCATGGTTCATGAAATGAACAAAGAGGGACGTCCATTTCGTGGCTGCCTTTATGCCGGCCTGATGTTAACGAACCAAGGGCCCAAGGTGCTTGAGTTCAATGTCCGTCTGGGCGATCCCGAGACGCAAGCAGTGTTGATGCGGCTGAAGTCGGATCTCGCCCAAATCATGTACGCCTGTGCGGAAGGGAAGCTCGACCAGATCGAGCCACTCGAATGGGACCCACGTCCATCATTGTGCGTTGTCATGGCGTCGGCAGGGTACCCCGGTGACTATGAGAAGGGGCTTCCTATCCGTGGACTTGACGATGCGGCACTTGTCCCTGACACCAAAGTGTTCCATGCCGGAACACGACGGGTGGGCGAACAGATCGTCAATGATGGTGGGCGAGTGCTTGGCGTTACGGCGATCGGAGACACGATCTCGGATGCGAAGTTGCGTGCCTATCAGGCCGTGAAATGCATTCGCTGGGACGGTGCCTGGTGCCGAAAAGACATCTCCGATAAAGCGAACCGCTATTAG
- a CDS encoding sugar phosphate isomerase/epimerase family protein, producing the protein MATQPTIVLSAFADEGANSKTAVEQLSVIAAMGLSYYSPRFLDVTGSGKVKHVTELDASELSRLKELHGQYGVKVASIGSRLGKVKLQDVDDGSHNKYVTDKQYLETDVASTIRAAQGLDAKLIRGFSFYHPKGHDPAPYVQEAANRLGPIVDACAAAGLVYGLEVEANLVGQNGRMLAALAQAVGRSNLVCIFDGGNISSQNLSPLECLAEYRAMRDHLGWLHIKDYRVDPNLKWTGVVDEERLKNFVPCDIGDSGHELILRDLREHLPQLCERMKKLGAPGVFLELEPHLKGGGQFGGFSGPDGLGVAVRSLCRTLDYEKIGYHLRDFDDIRSARGF; encoded by the coding sequence ATGGCGACTCAACCGACAATCGTCCTCAGCGCGTTCGCCGACGAGGGGGCCAACTCCAAAACCGCCGTCGAGCAACTGTCGGTAATCGCCGCGATGGGGCTCAGCTATTACAGCCCGCGGTTTCTGGATGTGACCGGTTCCGGCAAGGTCAAGCATGTTACCGAACTGGACGCGAGCGAGTTAAGCCGGTTGAAAGAGCTGCATGGCCAGTATGGTGTGAAAGTCGCCAGCATCGGGTCGCGTCTGGGGAAAGTGAAACTGCAGGATGTTGATGACGGGTCTCACAATAAGTACGTCACCGACAAGCAGTATCTCGAGACGGACGTGGCCAGTACGATCCGTGCCGCTCAGGGGCTTGATGCAAAGTTGATTCGCGGTTTTTCGTTCTATCATCCCAAAGGCCACGATCCCGCGCCCTACGTTCAAGAAGCGGCCAATCGGCTGGGACCGATCGTTGACGCGTGTGCCGCGGCAGGCCTGGTATATGGGTTGGAGGTGGAAGCGAACCTCGTAGGACAGAACGGACGAATGCTGGCCGCACTGGCCCAAGCCGTCGGTCGTTCGAATCTCGTTTGTATCTTCGACGGTGGAAATATTTCGTCGCAAAATCTCAGTCCACTTGAGTGTCTGGCTGAATACCGTGCGATGCGAGATCACCTCGGCTGGTTGCATATCAAGGACTATCGCGTTGATCCGAATCTGAAGTGGACGGGAGTCGTCGATGAAGAACGATTGAAGAATTTCGTTCCCTGTGACATTGGTGACTCGGGACATGAACTGATCCTGCGCGATCTGCGCGAGCATCTGCCGCAACTCTGTGAACGCATGAAGAAGCTGGGGGCTCCTGGTGTCTTCCTGGAATTGGAACCGCATTTGAAGGGCGGCGGTCAGTTCGGCGGTTTCAGCGGTCCGGATGGACTTGGAGTCGCCGTGCGGTCACTTTGCCGTACGTTGGATTACGAGAAGATTGGATATCACCTGCGTGATTTCGATGACATCCGATCGGCACGGGGATTTTAG
- a CDS encoding class I SAM-dependent methyltransferase, with amino-acid sequence MRESHSDLDPSCGSATVIRSVSSRRHSVRISCVFCAVLTGLLWLLLSRGEFLSQLAAQDASTKAVPKQQKKRYVFKENHDPNGLGKFYMGREIAQVMGFPAADWLERPEREEEERLTELIRALNLQPGDVAADIGAGSGVLTLKMAEKVGETGKVFAVDIQQEMLNLLEDKIKDRKIENIELVLADETSPHLQPESLDLALMVDVYHEFAFPFETMLELSKAIKPGGRVAFVEYRREDPKVMIKLVHKMSEAQIKREISQPEFGLKWKETIKTLPKQHIVVFERPLPE; translated from the coding sequence ATGCGAGAATCTCATTCCGACCTTGACCCATCTTGTGGTTCTGCCACGGTGATCCGTTCCGTTTCTTCCAGACGCCACTCGGTTCGCATCTCGTGCGTTTTTTGCGCCGTATTGACCGGCTTGCTTTGGCTGCTGCTGTCCCGTGGTGAGTTCTTGTCGCAGCTCGCGGCCCAGGACGCTTCAACGAAAGCAGTGCCGAAGCAACAGAAGAAACGTTACGTCTTCAAAGAGAATCACGATCCGAATGGGCTCGGCAAGTTCTACATGGGGCGTGAAATCGCACAGGTGATGGGGTTCCCCGCTGCAGACTGGCTCGAACGACCGGAACGCGAAGAAGAGGAACGGCTCACCGAACTGATCCGCGCTTTGAACTTGCAACCAGGCGACGTGGCAGCCGACATAGGCGCCGGATCGGGCGTACTGACTCTGAAGATGGCCGAGAAAGTCGGTGAGACAGGAAAGGTGTTCGCGGTTGATATCCAGCAAGAGATGCTCAATCTGCTGGAAGACAAGATTAAGGATAGGAAAATCGAGAACATCGAACTGGTTCTCGCGGATGAGACCTCTCCTCATCTGCAGCCCGAAAGCCTCGATCTGGCCTTGATGGTCGACGTCTACCACGAATTCGCATTTCCCTTCGAAACGATGCTGGAACTATCGAAAGCAATCAAACCTGGCGGACGCGTGGCGTTCGTCGAGTATCGTCGCGAAGATCCCAAGGTGATGATCAAGCTTGTGCACAAGATGTCTGAGGCGCAAATCAAACGTGAAATTAGTCAGCCTGAGTTTGGTTTAAAGTGGAAAGAAACGATCAAGACGTTGCCCAAACAACACATCGTTGTGTTCGAACGGCCTCTGCCCGAGTAG
- a CDS encoding ArnT family glycosyltransferase, whose protein sequence is MEERSRRWRAAALFAVYLILAAVLPAVDDEVYYWCWAKELQWSYYDHPPMTAVLMRLSTMVLGDTVFGFRFFACVASAFAIYVIDRLTSFKPFVWAVIFSPLFTIGAVLMTPDSPLVMCWAAYLWWLVELQRRFSTDSNPDPAVASVDQNADTSPAFPGGVPFAWWLIGGVILGCGGLSKYTMAIAVPAGFVSFLLARRPLREWLFGYLMHGVIAVVVASPILIYNVTQNFEPLLYQWRHAAERSQNGMISIAEFVGVQMLLFGTMPFVLFPWVCRQTFSLSRTARLRVCLCLYALPLAFFLYKSAQTRVQGNWALVCFLSFWPLASEWYQTVRASRAWRWSTAASFLPPVIAVLAITVHLIHPLPVVPIKGDRVYRQIALNHAAKQIADTVRKHAEPLPVYTDSYQMTSLLRFESLPTQQIDGLTRPSHFTRPPRHLTDVDRAYVVTEHPLPEEFCQGFAAPELIATIPVVYRGATDKTLSVRLYSRIVEGGP, encoded by the coding sequence ATGGAAGAACGGAGTCGTCGGTGGCGTGCCGCAGCCTTGTTTGCGGTCTACTTGATTCTGGCCGCCGTTCTGCCGGCAGTGGACGACGAAGTCTACTACTGGTGCTGGGCGAAAGAACTACAATGGAGCTACTACGATCATCCTCCGATGACGGCAGTGCTGATGCGGCTTTCAACGATGGTGTTGGGTGACACGGTCTTTGGATTTCGCTTCTTCGCATGTGTCGCCTCTGCGTTTGCGATTTATGTGATTGATCGCCTAACGTCCTTCAAGCCCTTCGTCTGGGCGGTGATCTTCAGCCCGCTGTTCACAATCGGCGCAGTACTGATGACGCCCGATTCGCCGCTCGTTATGTGCTGGGCTGCATATTTGTGGTGGCTGGTGGAACTCCAGCGGCGTTTCTCCACAGACTCAAACCCTGACCCCGCGGTTGCCAGCGTCGATCAAAACGCCGACACGTCTCCTGCATTCCCGGGCGGCGTGCCGTTTGCCTGGTGGCTGATCGGGGGAGTCATACTTGGTTGTGGCGGACTGAGCAAATACACCATGGCGATTGCCGTTCCCGCTGGCTTCGTCAGTTTTCTACTGGCGCGTCGCCCCTTACGCGAGTGGTTGTTCGGCTATCTGATGCACGGCGTGATCGCCGTCGTCGTCGCCTCACCCATTCTGATTTACAATGTCACCCAGAACTTTGAGCCGCTGCTATATCAATGGCGACATGCGGCCGAGAGATCTCAGAATGGCATGATCTCGATTGCAGAATTCGTCGGCGTACAGATGTTGCTGTTCGGCACGATGCCGTTTGTCCTGTTCCCGTGGGTTTGTCGACAGACCTTTTCTCTCAGTCGGACGGCACGCCTTCGCGTGTGTTTGTGCCTGTATGCTTTACCCTTGGCTTTTTTTCTATACAAGTCGGCGCAGACACGTGTGCAAGGCAACTGGGCACTCGTCTGTTTTCTGTCGTTCTGGCCCCTCGCGAGCGAGTGGTATCAAACGGTTCGTGCATCCCGGGCCTGGCGCTGGTCGACAGCGGCTTCGTTCTTGCCACCTGTCATCGCCGTGCTCGCGATCACCGTGCATCTGATCCACCCGCTGCCGGTCGTTCCCATTAAGGGCGATCGAGTGTATCGTCAAATCGCCTTGAATCACGCGGCGAAACAAATTGCAGACACCGTGCGGAAGCATGCGGAACCATTGCCGGTCTATACTGACTCGTACCAGATGACGTCGCTCCTTCGATTTGAGTCTCTCCCGACGCAGCAGATCGATGGACTGACACGTCCGAGTCATTTCACGCGTCCACCTCGTCATCTGACGGATGTTGATCGAGCGTATGTGGTGACCGAGCATCCCTTGCCGGAAGAGTTTTGTCAGGGCTTTGCCGCACCAGAACTGATTGCCACCATCCCAGTCGTCTATCGTGGCGCGACAGACAAAACCTTGAGCGTCCGACTGTATTCGAGGATTGTCGAAGGTGGGCCCTAG